Proteins co-encoded in one Caldisalinibacter kiritimatiensis genomic window:
- a CDS encoding amylo-alpha-1,6-glucosidase, with protein MEFGISDWNTFEKGIEKEYLITNGIGGFCSSTVIGANIRKYHGLLNASLVPPVKRYLLLSKIDEIIEVGNQKYNLQTNDFIGKRDNGHLYLRKFTNTLLPKFSYGIDDITIEKEIAMEYGKNTVVVVYKVETGNKPVKMTFIPYTNFRDHHDTSKREDFKYIQSYKEGILKLVEEKEKLTLKISSNCQYKEKEQWSLPMFYSNEKQRGLDCIDFHFIPGEFIYEMKPYSKYTIYFTATIEDTDKLDALSILEKEKERRQKLIEKAGFRDDMLKELVLAADQFIVNRESTGTKTVIAGYPWFTDWGRDTMIALPGLTLATKRYEDAKEILLTFVKYIKNGLIPNMFPDENVEPMYNTVDGTLWFFNAVYKYLEYTGDEETIKNEIYPYLKQIIKHHLEGTVYDIYVDEDGLLSAGGPGTQLTWMDVKVNGWVVTPRHGKAVEINALWYNALKIMELLSEKFGEDSKEYRELAEKTKKAFVDKFWNEKEKCLYDAIQDGKRIDKIRPNQIIAVSLPFTMLDKEKSRLVVSKVYEKLYTPYGLRTLPKDDREYIGQYRGDVLSRDGAYHQGTVWPWLIGPFIEAYVKVYDYSKESKNKAKEMLDLFKAHMKDGCIGSISEILEGDEPFYPRGCPAQAWSVAEVLRVYGEIYRS; from the coding sequence GTGGAATTTGGAATATCAGATTGGAATACCTTTGAAAAGGGGATTGAAAAAGAGTATTTAATAACTAATGGAATAGGTGGATTCTGTTCTTCTACTGTAATAGGAGCCAATATAAGAAAATACCATGGACTTTTAAACGCTTCATTAGTACCACCGGTTAAAAGATATTTGTTACTTTCAAAGATAGATGAGATAATAGAAGTTGGAAATCAAAAGTATAATCTTCAAACTAATGATTTTATTGGAAAAAGGGATAATGGACATTTGTATTTAAGAAAATTTACAAATACTTTACTACCAAAGTTTTCTTATGGAATAGACGATATAACTATAGAAAAGGAAATAGCAATGGAGTATGGTAAGAATACAGTTGTAGTAGTATATAAAGTAGAAACAGGTAATAAACCTGTTAAAATGACCTTTATACCCTATACCAACTTTAGAGATCACCATGATACAAGTAAAAGAGAAGATTTTAAATACATTCAAAGCTATAAAGAAGGAATACTTAAACTAGTTGAAGAAAAAGAAAAATTGACATTAAAAATATCATCTAATTGCCAGTATAAAGAAAAAGAACAATGGTCATTACCTATGTTCTATAGTAATGAAAAGCAAAGGGGATTAGATTGTATTGATTTTCACTTTATTCCTGGAGAATTTATTTATGAAATGAAGCCTTACAGTAAATACACTATTTATTTTACAGCAACAATAGAGGATACTGATAAATTAGATGCTTTATCTATATTAGAGAAAGAAAAGGAAAGAAGACAAAAGCTTATAGAGAAGGCTGGTTTTAGAGATGATATGCTAAAGGAATTAGTATTAGCAGCAGATCAGTTTATAGTTAATAGGGAGTCAACTGGTACTAAAACTGTCATAGCAGGGTATCCCTGGTTTACCGACTGGGGTAGAGATACTATGATAGCTTTACCAGGTCTTACTTTGGCTACAAAGCGATATGAAGATGCCAAAGAGATATTACTTACATTTGTTAAATATATAAAGAATGGGCTAATACCAAATATGTTTCCCGATGAAAATGTTGAACCAATGTATAATACAGTAGATGGAACTCTTTGGTTTTTCAATGCTGTGTACAAATATTTAGAGTATACAGGGGATGAAGAAACAATTAAAAATGAAATATATCCATATTTAAAACAGATTATAAAACATCACCTAGAGGGTACAGTTTATGATATCTATGTGGATGAAGATGGTCTTCTTTCAGCTGGAGGCCCTGGAACACAGCTAACTTGGATGGATGTCAAAGTAAATGGTTGGGTAGTTACACCCCGACATGGAAAGGCTGTTGAAATTAATGCTTTATGGTATAATGCCCTTAAGATAATGGAGCTTTTATCAGAAAAATTTGGCGAAGATTCAAAGGAATATAGAGAATTAGCTGAAAAAACTAAAAAAGCCTTTGTAGATAAGTTTTGGAATGAAAAAGAGAAGTGTCTATATGATGCAATACAGGATGGCAAAAGGATAGATAAAATAAGACCTAATCAAATCATAGCAGTTAGTCTACCATTTACTATGTTAGATAAGGAAAAGAGTAGATTAGTTGTAAGTAAGGTTTATGAAAAATTATATACACCCTATGGCTTAAGAACCTTACCCAAGGATGATAGAGAATACATTGGTCAATATAGAGGGGATGTATTGAGTAGAGATGGAGCATATCATCAGGGTACTGTATGGCCTTGGCTAATAGGTCCATTTATCGAGGCATATGTGAAGGTATATGATTATTCCAAGGAAAGTAAGAATAAGGCTAAAGAGATGTTAGATTTATTTAAAGCTCATATGAAAGATGGATGTATAGGTAGCATATCTGAGATATTAGAAGGAGATGAACCATTTTACCCTAGAGGATGTCCAGCTCAAGCTTGGTCTGTGGCTGAGGTGCTTAGAGTTTATGGGGAGATATATAGGTCATAA